A region from the Pelagovum pacificum genome encodes:
- the rplI gene encoding 50S ribosomal protein L9, which translates to MEVILLERVAKLGQMGEIVSVKEGYARNFLLPQRKALRANDANKARFENDKAQLEAHNLETRKEAESLSEKLDGETFVVIRSASDGGALYGSVSTRDAADAASEAGFTVDRKQVALSAPIKELGLHTVTVYLHPEVEATITLNVARSPEEAELQAQGKSIQDLAAEEEAAAEFEIQELFDDVGGAALDDDDLDPRGPAPEEDQSDEPIED; encoded by the coding sequence ATGGAAGTCATCCTTCTGGAACGCGTCGCCAAACTTGGCCAGATGGGCGAGATCGTCTCGGTCAAGGAAGGTTACGCCCGTAATTTCCTGCTCCCGCAGCGCAAGGCGCTTCGTGCCAACGACGCCAACAAGGCCCGGTTCGAGAACGACAAGGCCCAGCTCGAGGCGCACAACCTCGAGACCCGCAAGGAAGCCGAGTCGCTCTCCGAGAAGCTCGACGGCGAGACCTTCGTCGTGATTCGCTCCGCCTCCGACGGCGGTGCGCTCTACGGCTCCGTTTCGACCCGTGACGCCGCCGACGCCGCCTCCGAGGCCGGGTTCACCGTCGACCGCAAGCAGGTCGCGCTGTCCGCCCCGATCAAGGAGCTGGGTCTGCACACCGTCACCGTGTACCTCCACCCCGAGGTCGAGGCCACGATCACCCTGAACGTCGCCCGCTCGCCCGAAGAGGCCGAGCTGCAGGCACAGGGCAAGTCGATCCAGGACCTCGCCGCGGAAGAGGAAGCCGCAGCCGAGTTCGAGATCCAGGAACTGTTCGACGATGTCGGCGGTGCTGCGCTCGACGACGACGACCTCGACCCGCGCGGCCCCGCGCCGGAAGAGGACCAGTCCGACGAGCCGATCGAAGACTGA
- a CDS encoding bifunctional 2',3'-cyclic-nucleotide 2'-phosphodiesterase/3'-nucleotidase, translating into MTFTISRRGFLAGTAGASLVALHPYSARAQAGQAHLRIMETTDIHVHVWPYDYYADTPVDTVGLSRTASIIQSIRDESTNSILLDNGDFLQGNPMGDYMAYEKGMQDGDIHPVIAAMNELGYEAMTLGNHEFNYGLDFLQKALAGAGFPVVCCNVTTTQGDSITEDETLVPPYTIIEREITDGAGDTHPIRIGLIGFVPPQIMQWDRGHLMGNVDVRDIVAAAEAYVPKMKEEGADIVIALAHSGIGGAEATEMMENAAIPLGGVEGIDAILSGHSHLVFPGPDYEGWDGVDVEAGTIGGKPGVMAGFWGSHMGLIDLMLEHDGERWSVASAETEARPISQREEDRSITALVEDYEPVLEVTEEDHEATLEYVRRAVGETAAPLYSYFALVADDPSVQIVSNAQTWYIEQMMQGTEFEGLPILSAAAPFKAGGRGGPEYYTDVPVGPVAIKNVADLYLYPNTVRAVKIDGATVREWLERSAGMFNQIEPGAEDATLLNPDFPSYNFDVIDGVTYEIDLSEPSKYDSEGEEVNPDANRIKNLMFQGEPIDDAQEFVVATNNYRASGGGSFPGADGSTIIFEGPDTNRDVIVRYIVEQGTIDPKADANWTFAPMEDTSVIFETGPAGAQYAESVEGVEIEPAGDSDTGFALFRITL; encoded by the coding sequence ATGACCTTCACCATTTCGCGCCGGGGGTTCCTCGCCGGCACCGCGGGCGCCAGCCTCGTCGCACTCCACCCCTACTCCGCCCGCGCGCAAGCGGGTCAGGCGCACCTGCGGATCATGGAGACGACGGACATCCACGTTCACGTCTGGCCCTATGACTACTACGCCGACACGCCCGTCGACACCGTCGGCCTCTCGCGCACGGCCTCGATCATCCAGTCGATCCGGGACGAGAGCACGAACTCCATCCTGCTCGACAACGGCGACTTCCTGCAGGGCAACCCGATGGGCGACTACATGGCCTACGAGAAGGGCATGCAGGACGGCGACATCCACCCCGTCATCGCCGCGATGAACGAGCTCGGCTATGAGGCGATGACGCTCGGCAACCACGAGTTCAACTACGGGCTCGACTTCCTGCAGAAGGCGCTCGCCGGCGCGGGCTTCCCGGTCGTCTGCTGCAACGTGACGACGACGCAGGGCGACAGCATCACAGAGGACGAGACGCTGGTCCCGCCCTATACGATCATCGAGCGCGAGATCACGGACGGCGCGGGCGACACCCACCCGATCCGGATCGGCCTGATCGGCTTCGTGCCGCCCCAGATCATGCAGTGGGACCGCGGTCACCTGATGGGCAACGTCGACGTGCGCGACATCGTCGCCGCTGCCGAGGCCTACGTGCCGAAGATGAAGGAGGAAGGCGCCGACATCGTCATCGCGCTCGCCCACTCCGGCATCGGCGGCGCCGAGGCGACCGAGATGATGGAGAACGCGGCCATCCCGCTCGGCGGGGTCGAGGGGATCGACGCGATCCTCTCCGGCCACAGCCACCTCGTCTTCCCGGGGCCCGATTACGAGGGCTGGGACGGCGTCGATGTCGAGGCCGGCACGATCGGCGGCAAGCCTGGCGTCATGGCCGGTTTCTGGGGCTCCCACATGGGCCTCATCGACCTGATGCTCGAGCATGACGGCGAGCGCTGGTCGGTCGCCTCCGCCGAGACGGAAGCCCGCCCGATCAGCCAGCGCGAGGAGGATCGCTCCATCACGGCACTGGTCGAGGATTACGAGCCGGTGCTCGAGGTGACCGAGGAAGACCACGAGGCGACGCTCGAGTACGTGCGCCGCGCCGTGGGCGAGACGGCGGCGCCGCTCTACTCCTACTTCGCGCTCGTCGCCGACGATCCGTCAGTGCAAATCGTCTCGAACGCGCAGACCTGGTACATCGAGCAGATGATGCAGGGCACCGAGTTCGAGGGGCTGCCGATCCTCTCCGCGGCCGCGCCGTTCAAGGCCGGTGGCCGGGGTGGTCCGGAATATTACACCGACGTCCCCGTCGGGCCGGTGGCGATCAAGAACGTGGCGGACCTCTACCTCTACCCGAACACGGTGCGCGCGGTGAAGATTGACGGGGCGACGGTTCGCGAGTGGCTTGAACGCTCCGCCGGCATGTTCAACCAGATCGAGCCGGGGGCCGAGGACGCCACTCTGCTGAACCCCGATTTCCCGTCCTACAATTTCGACGTGATCGATGGGGTGACCTACGAGATCGACCTCTCCGAGCCGTCGAAATACGACAGCGAGGGCGAAGAGGTGAATCCGGACGCCAACCGCATCAAGAACCTGATGTTCCAGGGTGAGCCGATCGACGACGCGCAGGAGTTCGTGGTCGCCACGAACAACTACCGCGCCTCGGGCGGCGGGTCCTTCCCCGGCGCCGACGGGTCCACCATCATCTTCGAGGGGCCGGACACCAACCGCGACGTGATCGTGCGCTACATCGTCGAGCAGGGCACCATCGACCCGAAGGCCGACGCCAACTGGACCTTCGCACCGATGGAGGACACCTCGGTGATCTTCGAAACCGGCCCGGCCGGCGCGCAATACGCAGAGTCCGTCGAAGGGGTCGAGATCGAGCCCGCCGGCGACAGCGACACGGGCTTCGCCCTGTTCCGCATCACGCTCTGA
- the fabD gene encoding ACP S-malonyltransferase, whose protein sequence is MRAFVFPGQGAQTIGMGAALADAYPEARAVFDEVDAALGEKLSTLIWEGDIETLTLTANAQPALMATSLAAMAALRAEGVEVTAASFVAGHSLGEYSALCAAGALTLSDTARLLRTRGRAMQEAVPVGEGAMAALLGLDFETATAVAAEAAEGEVCQAANDNDPGQVVVSGHKAAVERATAIAKEKGAKRAVLLPVSAPFHSALMEPAARVMAEALDDVSIHEPSVPVVTNVSAQAVTNPTVIRSQLVEQVTGSVRWRESVAWMAGQGVTEIWEIGAGKALSGMVRRIEREVATRNVGSPEDVKAAVEALQG, encoded by the coding sequence ATGCGCGCATTCGTCTTTCCGGGGCAGGGGGCCCAGACCATCGGCATGGGGGCCGCGCTGGCCGACGCCTATCCCGAGGCCCGCGCCGTCTTCGACGAGGTCGACGCGGCGCTCGGCGAAAAGCTCTCCACGCTGATCTGGGAGGGCGACATCGAAACGCTCACCCTGACGGCAAACGCCCAGCCCGCGCTGATGGCCACCTCGCTCGCCGCGATGGCCGCGCTCCGCGCCGAAGGGGTCGAGGTGACGGCCGCATCCTTCGTGGCCGGACACTCGCTCGGTGAATATTCCGCGCTGTGCGCCGCCGGGGCGCTGACGCTGTCCGATACGGCACGACTGCTGCGCACGCGTGGCCGTGCCATGCAGGAGGCCGTCCCCGTGGGTGAGGGCGCGATGGCCGCGCTGCTCGGCCTCGACTTCGAAACCGCCACCGCCGTGGCCGCCGAAGCTGCCGAGGGCGAAGTCTGCCAAGCGGCAAATGACAACGATCCCGGACAGGTGGTCGTTTCCGGGCACAAGGCCGCTGTCGAACGCGCGACCGCGATCGCCAAGGAAAAGGGCGCCAAGCGTGCCGTGCTCCTGCCGGTATCGGCACCGTTCCACTCCGCCCTGATGGAGCCCGCGGCCCGCGTGATGGCCGAAGCGCTCGACGACGTGTCGATTCACGAACCATCGGTTCCGGTCGTCACCAACGTCTCGGCCCAAGCCGTGACCAACCCGACGGTGATCCGCTCGCAGCTCGTCGAACAGGTGACCGGCTCCGTCCGCTGGCGCGAAAGCGTCGCCTGGATGGCCGGCCAGGGCGTCACCGAGATCTGGGAGATCGGCGCTGGTAAGGCGCTGTCGGGCATGGTCCGGCGGATCGAGCGGGAGGTCGCTACACGGAACGTCGGGTCCCCTGAAGATGTGAAGGCTGCGGTAGAGGCCCTTCAGGGCTGA
- a CDS encoding GNAT family N-acetyltransferase, translating to MSAVLRSTTTTSTRAAPRRKRTSPTSRSKTDPTIRRATAGASQFSQRAVLRGGPFALCVWRKQALVDDSTPPLSPLNMNTISPFSAGAPAGVVTARMIRPDTGGTWAEPFLDQWRDLSDNALEPNAFYAPEMLLPSLRHLLGDHDVRIFTLWSEINGNSRLRGLAPVAPESTLGKAPMPNISTWQHMHGFLGTPLIVPGWETPFWSHFCETIADTWWGGLLRIRRTDANGPSAAALRALCVAHDIPVREVSRQERAFLTVPADPAAYLAEQMRGKKRKELRRQRRRLEETGNLTLEIVRSGAAEVDRFIADFHSLEGGGWKGESGTAIAQSDAESGFFEGAIRDAAEAGHLLGLVHRLDDRPVAILVNLLAADGCFSFKTAYDEALSAYSPGVQIQIDNMTVLADAGIRWSDSCAAKDHPMINSVWGERRTIADLVVAQPGTLRRGLFTALGAGETIYRRLRNR from the coding sequence ATGTCGGCGGTGCTGCGCTCGACGACGACGACCTCGACCCGCGCGGCCCCGCGCCGGAAGAGGACCAGTCCGACGAGCCGATCGAAGACTGATCCGACGATCCGCCGCGCCACAGCCGGCGCGTCGCAATTTTCGCAAAGGGCCGTCCTTCGGGGCGGCCCTTTCGCGTTATGCGTGTGGCGCAAACAAGCACTTGTTGACGACTCAACCCCGCCACTCTCTCCTCTAAATATGAACACGATTTCGCCCTTTTCTGCGGGGGCCCCTGCAGGGGTTGTCACCGCCCGGATGATCCGCCCTGACACGGGGGGGACATGGGCCGAACCGTTCCTCGACCAGTGGCGGGACCTGTCAGACAACGCATTGGAACCGAACGCTTTTTACGCGCCGGAGATGCTGCTTCCGTCGCTGCGCCACCTGCTTGGAGATCACGACGTTCGCATCTTTACGTTGTGGTCCGAAATCAACGGCAACTCAAGGCTGCGCGGACTGGCGCCGGTCGCGCCGGAATCGACGCTCGGCAAAGCGCCGATGCCAAATATCAGCACTTGGCAACACATGCACGGTTTCCTTGGAACGCCGCTTATTGTCCCGGGCTGGGAAACTCCATTCTGGTCACACTTCTGTGAAACCATTGCGGACACCTGGTGGGGCGGTTTGCTCCGGATCCGGCGCACGGATGCGAACGGTCCGTCGGCCGCGGCGCTGCGTGCGCTCTGCGTCGCGCACGACATTCCCGTGCGGGAGGTCAGCCGGCAGGAGCGCGCGTTCCTCACCGTCCCCGCCGATCCGGCAGCCTACCTCGCCGAGCAGATGCGCGGCAAGAAACGCAAGGAGCTGCGCCGCCAGCGGCGGCGGCTCGAGGAAACCGGGAACCTGACGCTCGAGATCGTGCGCTCCGGCGCGGCCGAGGTCGACCGCTTCATCGCGGACTTCCACTCCCTCGAAGGCGGCGGCTGGAAGGGTGAGAGCGGCACCGCGATCGCACAGTCCGATGCGGAGTCCGGCTTCTTCGAAGGCGCGATCCGCGATGCGGCGGAGGCGGGTCACCTGCTCGGCCTCGTGCACCGGCTGGACGACCGCCCGGTCGCGATCCTCGTGAACCTGCTGGCCGCCGACGGCTGCTTCTCGTTCAAGACAGCCTATGACGAGGCGCTGTCGGCCTATTCCCCCGGTGTCCAGATCCAGATCGACAACATGACCGTGCTGGCGGACGCCGGCATCCGCTGGTCCGACAGCTGCGCGGCCAAGGACCACCCGATGATCAACTCGGTCTGGGGCGAACGCCGCACGATCGCGGACCTGGTCGTCGCCCAACCCGGCACATTGAGACGGGGCCTCTTCACGGCCCTTGGTGCCGGCGAAACCATTTACAGGAGGTTGAGAAACAGATGA
- the rpsR gene encoding 30S ribosomal protein S18 has protein sequence MAAKPFFRRRKTDPFEGENAPKIDYKDTRTLQRYISERGKIVPSRITAVGAKNQRKLAKAIKRARFLALLPYAVK, from the coding sequence ATGGCAGCCAAACCGTTTTTCCGCCGTCGCAAGACCGATCCGTTCGAGGGCGAGAACGCCCCGAAGATCGACTACAAAGACACCCGCACCCTGCAGCGCTACATCTCCGAGCGCGGCAAGATCGTGCCCTCCCGCATCACCGCGGTCGGCGCCAAGAACCAGCGCAAGCTCGCCAAGGCGATCAAGCGCGCCCGGTTCCTGGCCCTTCTGCCCTATGCCGTGAAGTGA
- a CDS encoding cupin-like domain-containing protein — MNETVKIAACWPEASRNDLRAAYPNRHQKLSHTLDKHPLLELESLARLAESMSDKMVEYNKGALPIGIKAEDVPENGLSIGETIRRIDEVGSWAVLKHIEQDPAYKDLLDSLLGELKDVVEGATGPMKKPEGYIFISSPDAVTPFHFDPEHNILMQLRGDKVFHVFPAGDDRFAAHEEHERYHGGGHRNLPWQDSFSDEGEAVHLTPGDAIYVPVMAPHFVKNGSAPSVSLSITWRSRWSMDEANAYAFNKRLRGLGLSPTPPARFPEQNRARSIGERVFRKIGK, encoded by the coding sequence ATGAACGAGACCGTCAAGATCGCGGCCTGCTGGCCCGAGGCCAGCCGCAACGACCTGCGCGCCGCCTACCCGAACCGCCACCAGAAGCTCAGCCATACGCTCGACAAGCATCCGCTGCTGGAGCTCGAGAGCCTCGCCCGGCTGGCCGAGTCGATGTCCGACAAGATGGTGGAATACAACAAGGGCGCGCTGCCCATCGGCATCAAGGCCGAGGACGTGCCCGAGAACGGCCTGTCCATCGGCGAGACGATCCGCCGGATCGACGAGGTCGGCAGCTGGGCTGTGCTCAAGCACATCGAACAGGACCCGGCCTACAAGGACCTGCTCGACAGCCTGCTGGGAGAACTGAAGGATGTGGTCGAGGGCGCGACCGGCCCGATGAAGAAGCCCGAGGGCTATATCTTCATCTCCTCGCCCGACGCGGTGACGCCGTTTCACTTCGATCCCGAGCACAACATCCTGATGCAGCTGCGTGGCGACAAGGTGTTCCACGTCTTTCCCGCCGGCGACGATCGCTTCGCCGCCCACGAGGAGCACGAGCGCTACCACGGTGGCGGTCACCGCAATCTGCCGTGGCAGGACAGTTTCTCGGACGAGGGCGAGGCGGTTCACCTCACGCCCGGCGATGCGATCTACGTGCCCGTCATGGCGCCGCACTTCGTCAAAAACGGCAGCGCGCCGAGCGTGTCGCTGTCGATCACCTGGCGCTCGCGCTGGAGCATGGACGAGGCGAACGCCTACGCCTTCAACAAGCGGCTGCGGGGGCTTGGCCTGTCGCCGACACCGCCGGCGCGCTTCCCCGAGCAGAACCGTGCCCGGTCGATCGGCGAGCGGGTGTTCCGCAAGATCGGCAAGTGA
- a CDS encoding glycosyltransferase family 2 protein, which produces MSPKHTYTIMSMMKDEGHSLVEWVAYHKHIGFDNIVVYTNNCSDGTDRMLMRLEELGWVQHFRNDVPEGKKPQPNALNLGQANPEVTDSEWVLVMDADEFVSIKCGKGHIHDLVERFPEGTDAIAMTWRFHGSSEVTHWNPGMVIENYTNAAPDRFRKGWGVKSMFRPKADIKFGIHRPTNKKGKIDKLGDEADVLRNWINGSGKPMPEEFQNRGWRSTGKTIGYKLVEMNHYAVKSYEAYLLRRVRGNVNNKPDKYNAGYFAIFDRNEQESRNALRHLKGVKKKMAEILSDSVMRGLQDEAQAFHEARVEMLRQSGEYEEWLAQLKEASAVAITELDEVLFTQHLPKAWQEQIKRMQAAGVPDKAIAKMVAKSVGVKKGDADTPDIQQAREEGVDVPEDALPDEIEELIAKARAARQALAEAAGAEGAKDAPADMAAPEPTAPVATDPEATPPAEPLPDLPRTADPAAEAEARKDGSAASAPLPLQKSLPADAGTETES; this is translated from the coding sequence ATGAGCCCGAAGCACACCTACACGATCATGTCGATGATGAAGGACGAGGGACATTCCCTTGTCGAGTGGGTCGCCTACCACAAGCATATCGGCTTCGATAACATCGTGGTCTACACCAACAACTGCTCCGACGGCACCGACCGGATGCTGATGCGGCTGGAGGAGCTGGGCTGGGTCCAGCACTTCCGCAACGACGTCCCCGAGGGCAAGAAGCCCCAGCCGAACGCGCTGAACCTCGGCCAGGCGAACCCCGAAGTCACCGACAGCGAATGGGTCCTGGTGATGGACGCCGACGAGTTCGTCTCCATCAAGTGCGGCAAGGGCCATATTCACGACCTCGTCGAACGCTTTCCCGAAGGCACGGATGCCATCGCGATGACATGGCGCTTCCACGGGTCGTCCGAGGTGACGCACTGGAACCCCGGCATGGTGATCGAGAATTACACCAACGCCGCGCCCGACCGCTTCCGCAAGGGCTGGGGCGTGAAGTCGATGTTCCGTCCGAAGGCCGACATCAAGTTCGGCATTCACCGCCCGACCAACAAGAAGGGCAAGATCGACAAGCTCGGCGACGAGGCCGACGTCCTGCGCAACTGGATCAACGGCTCCGGCAAGCCGATGCCCGAGGAATTCCAGAACCGCGGCTGGCGCTCCACCGGCAAGACGATCGGCTACAAGCTGGTCGAGATGAACCATTACGCGGTGAAGAGCTACGAGGCCTACCTGCTCCGCCGGGTGCGCGGCAACGTCAACAACAAGCCCGACAAGTACAACGCCGGCTACTTCGCCATCTTCGACCGCAACGAGCAGGAGTCGCGCAACGCGCTGCGCCACCTCAAGGGCGTGAAGAAGAAGATGGCCGAGATCCTGTCGGATTCCGTGATGCGCGGCCTCCAGGACGAGGCGCAGGCCTTCCACGAGGCCAGGGTCGAGATGCTGCGCCAGTCCGGCGAATACGAGGAATGGCTCGCCCAGCTGAAGGAAGCGAGCGCGGTGGCGATCACCGAACTCGACGAGGTACTCTTCACCCAACACCTGCCGAAGGCGTGGCAGGAACAGATCAAACGGATGCAGGCCGCCGGCGTGCCCGACAAGGCGATTGCCAAGATGGTCGCGAAATCCGTCGGCGTGAAGAAGGGCGACGCGGATACCCCCGACATCCAGCAGGCCCGCGAGGAAGGCGTCGACGTGCCCGAAGACGCACTGCCCGACGAGATCGAGGAACTGATCGCGAAGGCTCGTGCCGCCCGCCAGGCGCTGGCGGAAGCTGCCGGGGCAGAGGGCGCGAAGGACGCGCCTGCCGACATGGCCGCGCCGGAGCCAACCGCGCCCGTCGCCACGGATCCCGAGGCCACCCCGCCGGCAGAGCCCCTGCCCGACCTGCCCCGGACCGCCGATCCGGCGGCCGAGGCCGAAGCCCGCAAGGATGGCAGCGCCGCCTCTGCCCCGTTGCCCCTTCAGAAGTCGCTGCCGGCGGATGCCGGCACGGAAACCGAAAGCTGA
- a CDS encoding DUF2726 domain-containing protein — MYFETAPVMPNGVEALFASPLTHPITLLAIFAGLVAVFLLVFRRPKHSLSRSNVRRSDRRPSLHVVDRKPSTMSTRARYMEAVERAEYVTSPIMNKSEFRLFRSLSEVVSGFGNGHRLFSQVSLSEVIRPKGTDRDAFNAINTRSLDFAVVDGRGHLVIAIEYQGEGHYQNGAFARDAIKREVVRKAGAGWLEIEAGESPGRAAELLRAKLSPEGPLPQPSHLQGTRRSV; from the coding sequence ATGTATTTTGAGACCGCGCCGGTTATGCCGAATGGCGTAGAAGCCCTCTTTGCGTCGCCACTGACGCATCCAATCACCCTACTGGCAATATTCGCGGGCTTAGTTGCGGTGTTCCTGCTGGTCTTTCGTCGACCCAAGCACTCGCTATCTCGCTCGAACGTGAGGCGGTCTGATCGCCGGCCGTCCCTGCATGTCGTGGATCGCAAGCCCAGTACCATGTCGACACGGGCTCGCTACATGGAAGCGGTAGAGCGCGCCGAGTACGTCACGAGCCCGATCATGAACAAGTCGGAATTCCGGCTGTTCCGCTCCCTGAGCGAGGTAGTCAGCGGCTTCGGCAACGGTCACCGGCTGTTCTCGCAGGTCAGCCTCTCCGAGGTGATCCGACCGAAAGGCACCGACCGCGACGCGTTCAACGCGATCAATACCCGCTCTCTGGATTTCGCGGTCGTCGACGGGCGCGGGCATCTCGTCATCGCTATCGAGTACCAAGGCGAAGGGCACTACCAGAACGGCGCTTTCGCGCGAGATGCGATCAAGCGTGAGGTTGTCCGCAAAGCAGGAGCCGGCTGGCTGGAAATTGAGGCCGGGGAAAGCCCCGGCCGTGCCGCCGAACTGCTCCGCGCCAAACTCAGCCCTGAAGGGCCTCTACCGCAGCCTTCACATCTTCAGGGGACCCGACGTTCCGTGTAG
- the rpsF gene encoding 30S ribosomal protein S6 — translation MPLYEHVFIARQDLSNTQAEGLIEHFSQVLTDNEGKVVETEYWGVKTMAYKINKNRKGHYAFLRTDAPASAVQEMERLMRLHDDVMRVMTIKVDEHEEGPSVQMQKREERGDRRRERN, via the coding sequence ATGCCGCTTTACGAGCATGTCTTCATTGCGCGACAGGATCTGTCGAACACGCAAGCCGAAGGTCTGATCGAACACTTCTCGCAGGTCCTCACCGACAACGAAGGAAAGGTCGTCGAGACCGAGTACTGGGGTGTCAAGACGATGGCCTACAAGATCAACAAGAACCGCAAGGGCCACTATGCCTTCCTGCGCACCGACGCGCCCGCGTCCGCTGTCCAGGAAATGGAGCGCCTGATGCGCCTCCACGACGACGTGATGCGTGTGATGACCATCAAGGTCGATGAGCACGAAGAAGGCCCGTCGGTTCAGATGCAGAAGCGCGAAGAACGCGGCGACCGCCGCCGTGAGCGCAACTGA
- a CDS encoding superoxide dismutase yields MAFELPDLPYAHDALAGKGMSKETLEFHHDIHHKAYVDNGNKAIAGTEWDGKSVEEIIKGTYDANAVAQSGIFNNASQFWNHNQFWEMMTPNDSSMPSELESAITDSFGSVDKFKEEFAAAGAGQFGSGWAWLVKDTDGGLKVTKTENGVNPLCFNQTALLGLDVWEHSYYIDFRNKRPAYIDNFLSNLVNWENVASRM; encoded by the coding sequence ATGGCTTTCGAACTTCCTGACCTTCCCTATGCGCACGACGCTCTCGCGGGCAAGGGCATGAGCAAAGAGACCCTCGAATTCCACCATGACATCCACCACAAGGCCTATGTCGACAACGGCAACAAGGCGATCGCCGGGACCGAGTGGGACGGCAAGTCCGTCGAGGAAATCATCAAGGGCACCTACGACGCCAACGCCGTCGCGCAGTCCGGTATCTTCAACAACGCCTCGCAGTTCTGGAACCACAACCAGTTCTGGGAAATGATGACGCCGAACGACAGCTCCATGCCGTCCGAGCTTGAATCCGCGATCACCGACAGCTTCGGCTCCGTCGACAAGTTCAAGGAAGAGTTCGCCGCCGCGGGCGCCGGCCAATTCGGCTCCGGCTGGGCATGGCTCGTCAAGGACACCGACGGTGGCCTGAAAGTGACGAAGACCGAAAACGGCGTGAACCCGCTCTGCTTCAACCAGACCGCGCTGCTCGGCCTCGACGTGTGGGAGCACTCCTACTACATCGACTTCCGCAACAAGCGTCCGGCCTACATCGACAACTTCCTGTCGAACCTGGTCAACTGGGAAAACGTCGCCTCGCGCATGTAA
- the fabG gene encoding 3-oxoacyl-ACP reductase FabG, whose protein sequence is MFDLTGKSALVTGASGGIGGAIATALHDAGATVGLSGTRVEPLEALAAELGERAHVLPCNLSDAEAVEALPKQAVEAMGSLDILVNNAGITRDQIFMRMSDEDWASVLEVNLTSTMRLCKSVVRPMMKSRWGRIVNISSIVGATGNPGQANYAAAKAGMVGMSKSIAYEVATRGITVNCVAPGFIETAMTDKLNDDQKQSILGQIPTGRMGTPAEIAAAVLYLASPEAGYVTGTTLHVNGGMAML, encoded by the coding sequence ATGTTCGACCTGACAGGCAAATCCGCGCTGGTGACCGGCGCGTCCGGTGGGATCGGCGGCGCGATCGCGACGGCGCTGCATGATGCGGGGGCCACCGTGGGGCTCTCGGGGACGCGGGTGGAGCCGCTCGAGGCGCTGGCGGCCGAGCTGGGCGAGCGGGCGCATGTCCTGCCCTGCAACCTCTCCGACGCCGAGGCGGTCGAGGCGCTGCCGAAGCAGGCGGTCGAGGCGATGGGATCGCTCGACATCCTCGTCAACAACGCCGGGATCACCCGCGACCAGATCTTCATGCGCATGTCGGACGAGGATTGGGCGAGCGTGCTCGAGGTGAACCTCACCTCCACCATGCGGCTCTGCAAGAGCGTGGTCCGGCCGATGATGAAGTCCCGCTGGGGGCGGATCGTCAACATCTCCTCGATCGTCGGTGCGACCGGCAATCCGGGGCAGGCGAACTACGCCGCCGCGAAGGCCGGCATGGTGGGCATGAGCAAGTCGATCGCCTACGAGGTCGCGACGCGCGGGATCACCGTGAACTGCGTCGCGCCGGGCTTCATCGAGACGGCGATGACCGACAAGCTGAACGACGATCAGAAGCAGTCGATCCTCGGCCAGATCCCCACGGGACGCATGGGAACACCGGCGGAAATCGCCGCTGCCGTGCTCTATCTCGCGTCGCCCGAGGCCGGATATGTCACCGGAACGACCTTGCATGTGAACGGCGGGATGGCCATGCTCTGA
- a CDS encoding class I SAM-dependent methyltransferase, whose protein sequence is MTETPFEFWETRYSTGSRETSGNPSAVLADLAADRKPGRALELGCGKGDDTVWLAKRGWQVTAVDLSHAALDIVSANAIAAGVGDRVRTERHDLSESFPEGQFDLVLAMFLETPFEDFPRQAVVRRAAQAVTPGGMLLLVTHGSAPPWRNGPKGPQHNFPSLETRVAELAADPADWTEIRVADVGRTMTGPEGEVAEVLDRVIALERR, encoded by the coding sequence ATGACCGAGACCCCCTTCGAATTCTGGGAGACCCGTTATTCCACCGGCAGTCGCGAGACATCGGGCAACCCCTCTGCCGTGCTTGCCGACCTCGCCGCCGACCGGAAGCCGGGCAGGGCGCTGGAACTTGGTTGCGGCAAGGGCGACGATACGGTCTGGCTTGCGAAGCGCGGCTGGCAGGTGACGGCAGTCGACCTGTCGCATGCCGCGCTCGACATCGTTAGTGCGAACGCCATCGCGGCGGGCGTGGGCGACCGGGTCCGGACCGAGCGGCACGACCTGAGCGAGAGCTTTCCCGAGGGACAGTTCGACCTCGTGCTCGCCATGTTCCTCGAAACCCCGTTCGAGGACTTCCCGAGGCAGGCCGTGGTGCGCCGCGCGGCGCAGGCGGTGACGCCGGGCGGTATGCTGCTGCTTGTCACGCACGGCTCCGCGCCGCCGTGGCGCAACGGGCCGAAGGGGCCGCAGCACAACTTCCCGTCACTTGAGACGCGTGTCGCCGAGCTTGCCGCCGATCCCGCCGACTGGACCGAGATCCGCGTTGCCGACGTAGGCCGGACGATGACCGGGCCGGAGGGCGAGGTGGCAGAGGTGCTCGACCGCGTGATCGCTCTCGAGCGGAGGTAG